One Helianthus annuus cultivar XRQ/B chromosome 7, HanXRQr2.0-SUNRISE, whole genome shotgun sequence genomic region harbors:
- the LOC110882031 gene encoding putative F-box only protein 15 → MADLPVHTIVFEILTRVPAKDVGHSKSVCKQWYALLSTQDFVRIHCSRSLVSSNQRVLLIDDLTCSVHPIIFQSNDYGPSSIVTFPFHHHNNDVSILSHLNGLLCVCLNHTYELLLWNPTTTAFKHLSTPDSHGFYINNLDAIGLYVDADDDYKVLHIKRRSGVLGVYVYSREVDSWRNIPFITRQEYLSPHFNWSAGTFCGGTLYFTVCECWVGGTNVVICFDVNSEQFKEISFPPVPSIGMVQGVLVNVKNELHMFASTGMFDMTIDLWTLQGDYWIKVLSCPPIPPISLSLWCDITHYVTNGNWFVMTKLGKLFTIEMDMKPFECFYPVTWFRGFKGAVFVETIVSPSI, encoded by the coding sequence ATGGCTGACCTTCCTGTTCATACAATCGTGTTTGAGATATTAACGAGGGTGCCAGCGAAGGATGTAGGTCATTCTAAGAGTGTATGTAAGCAATGGTACGCGTTACTGTCAACACAAGATTTCGTAAGGATACATTGTTCTCGCTCATTAGTTTCATCTAACCAGAGAGTTCTACTAATTGACGACCTAACATGCTCTGTTCATCCGATCATCTTTCAATCCAATGACTATGGGCCAAGCTCCATAGTTACATTTCCATTCCATCACCATAATAATGATGTCTCAATACTTTCACATTTGAACGGATTGTTGTGTGTTTGCTTGAATCATACATACGAGCTGcttctttggaatccaacaacTACTGCTTTCAAGCATTTGTCAACCCCTGATTCTCATGGATTCTATATAAATAACCTTGATGCCATTGGTTTGTACGTTGACGCTGACGATGATTACAAGGTCTTGCATATAAAGCGTAGGAGTGGTGTACTTGGTGTCTATGTTTATTCTAGGGAAGTAGACTCTTGGAGAAATATTCCTTTCATAACAAGACAAGAGTACCTAAGCCCTCATTTCAATTGGTCAGCTGGCACATTTTGTGGTGGTACTCTATATTTCACTGTTTGCGAATGTTGGGTTGGAGGTACGAATGTGGTGATTTGTTTTGATGTTAATTCGGAGCAGTTCAAGGAGATAAGCTTTCCACCCGTTCCTTCTATAGGAATGGTTCAAGGTGTTTTAGTGAATGTAAAAAATGAGCTTCACATGTTTGCTAGCACTGGCATGTTTGACATGACAATTGACCTATGGACGCTACAAGGGGATTACTGGATTAAGGTCTTATCATGTCCTCCGATCCCCCCGATATCATTGTCATTGTGGTGCGATATAACACATTATGTGACAAATGGTAATTGGTTTGTGATGACTAAATTAGGGAAGTTGTTTACAATTGAAATGGATATGAAGCCCTTCGAATGTTTTTATCCCGTTACTTGGTTTCGAGGTTTTAAGGGTGCGGTGTTTGTGGAGACCATTGTTTCACCAAGTATTTAG